CTGAGCCAGCGCTCATCTCTGCCTACCGCTATCGTCGCAGGCAATGATATTATGGCGGCTGCCGTTGTCTTTGCCCTGATACAAAAAGGGTTGAAAGTCCCCGAAGATATCTCAGTCGTAGGTTTTGACGATTCCAATGTATGCCATATGACCTCTCCTGCAATGACTTCCGTCCACATCAGCGCGGAACGTCTGGGGGAACTGTCCATTGAAAGACTGCACTATCTGATGACCTCCGGAACCCACGACGTTCAGAGGACCTATCTCGGCACCTCGCTCTCCCTGCGCGGTACGACAGCTCCGCCCCGGAAAGACTGAGTATCCCGGTAAAGCAAAAAAGAATCTTCAGACACAGTATCATTCTGCAGTCTTCAGATTCTTTTTTTGCATAAACCCCCGGCGTTTCCTCTACGGCTGTCCGTCTTCCGGCGGCAGCGCCCCGTCTGCCTTCGGTTCTTCATATGTGATCGTACCCGTTCTGCTAAGCACACGGCGCGTCGAACTGTTGCTCTGCTGTGCAACATCAAGCACATCACCGTCAGCAATCTCCACCTCGCGTACCATCAGTGTATTCGGACCGATAAAATACGTATCTTCTATCAGCTCTTCATTGATTTCCAGTTTGCTGGACGCCGTAAAATTCTCTCCCGTTATATAATAAGTCCCATCCGAAAGTTTCGTAATTGCGGAAAAGACTACCGGCACAGCCCCCAGCTTCAGCTTCGTCCGCATAAACGGGTCCTGCCCCTGATAAACATACTGCTCACCATATAGAATATCGTACTGCATTGCTTCGAGATCAACCTGGTAATTCTGAGTCTTCCTGCGGTTCTGGTGGTAATTAACGATCGTTCCCTCATGGATATTCAGGCGGTCCAGCACCTCTGCGCCCATCTGATAGGCAGCAAGGTTGACATCCTTTTTCTTCAGTCCAATATTGTCCCACATGACATATTCCGTCTGAAACAGGTAACGGTTTTCGACATCCTCGGCTGTCAGTCCCATCGTCGGCAGATGATCTCCGTACATCACCAGTACCACCGGCTCATCATAGTCCTCCAGTGTCTCCACAAGCTCCTGAATGAAATCATCCATCTCTTTCAGCTGATTAACATAATATTCCCAGGAGTTATTATTTTTCTCCTGGTTCTCGGCACCTGTGACAGTGATCTGCGGATCTTCAAGTATTGGTTCAGCGGGGTAATCCCCATGTCCCTGTACGGATATGGTATAGATATAATCCGCGCTGTCAGTAGATTTCAGGCACTTCATGATCTCATCCGTCAAAATATGGTCCTTCACCCATCCCGTCTCGGTAGTGTCCGAAATATCCGGCATGTACTCTTCCGACGTAAACGTCTCGAATCCCAGATTTGCAAACACACTTTTTCTGGAATAGAAGTTGGCTTCATTGTTGTGTATTGCATGTGTCGAGTACCCAAGCCCCTTCAGCACATACGGAATACTTTCACACGTCTTCTCTTTCAGAATCGTCTTATATGGGTATTCTCCCGGTCCAAAATAGTGCAGGCTCATACCGGTAATCGCTTCAAACTCTGTATTGGCCGTTCCCGCTCCCACCGAGGGCACTTTGAAATAGCCTGAGGTATATTCCTTCATCATCCTGCGGAAATTCGGTATGGGATCCTCCGATATATTGAGAAACTCAACCAGCTCGGGATCGAAAAAAGACTCCAGCTGCAGAAAAATGATATTTGTCGCCGGCTCGCTAAGCCTGGTCTGCTCGATCGTCCCCTCGCTCTGGACAATCTCCTGCATCAGATCTTCCCCGTAACCATTGGGGCAGTTGATTCCCACATTAAAGAAGGTGGTGCCCAGGCAGTATGGAAATCCATAATCCTCATATGCAAAAGCTATGTTTCCAAAATAGCTGGAAAGCACACGCTTTTCAAGCGCGGCATTCGTCACTATCACAAATGCCCCTATGCCCGCAAGCACAAGCGGTATATTGATCCGATAATACATTTTCCCCTGATATTTGGGCGCTTTGATCCCAAGCCAGACGAGACCGCAGATCAGAAGAACCAGCAGAGCCAGCACAATGATCAGCATTGCAAACGACAGGTATTTATTCAAAATCCTGAGGCTTTCCGTTATCAGTTTCAAGTCCGGTCCCGTAAAGGGCGTGACTCTGCATGCCAGCACAACACCATTGATGATCCCGAGAATCAGCCAGACAACGAAGACTACTGTCCGCGCAAATATCCTCCTTCTCGTCAGATAGACAACCGTTGTCGTGACAAATATAAGAAAAGCATTGTACAGAAATACAAGTTTGCTTCCCGTCATAAATTGAACAGCTTCATACAATGAGTGGCGGCATATTGCCTCGATGATTAGATACAATATGCACACCCCAAGAAACTGCAGCGGTACCGAAAACCAGTTACATACCTTAACCACTTTCCCCCAATTGACTTTGAAATTTTTCATTTATTTTATAACTGCTCCAATCTTGCTTTCACCTGTTCCAACATCCGGGCATATTTTTCCAGTTTTTCCCGCTCTTCCTGAACTTTTGATTCCGGCGCTTTACTCAGGAATTTTTCATTTCTGAGCATTCCTTCGCAGCGTGAGATCTCTTTTTTCAGACGGTCTTCCTCTTTCTGAAGGCGCTCTCTCTCCTTTTCCTTATCCACAAGCTCCTCAAATGGCAGGTAGACAACTGCATTCGGCACTACGATCGATACGGCGTCATCACCGATATTCTTCCTGGTCATCTGAATCCGTACCCGGCTGGCGCTCAGGAATTTCACGTAAGTGTCCTTCATCATCTCAAGGCGTTCACACAGCCCTTCGTCCTCCGACACAATGTAAACACGCGTTTTTTTGCTCGGCGGCACATTCATCTCTGCACGGATATTTCGCACTCCCCTGACGATTGCCTTCACATTGTCTATCATCTCTTCCGCATACGGGAACTGCCACTCTTCCTTAAACTTCGGCCACTCGGAAATCATGATCGATTCCTCCTCAGGGCAAAGTGTTCCATATATTTCCTCCG
The Ruminococcus gauvreauii genome window above contains:
- a CDS encoding LTA synthase family protein, with amino-acid sequence MKNFKVNWGKVVKVCNWFSVPLQFLGVCILYLIIEAICRHSLYEAVQFMTGSKLVFLYNAFLIFVTTTVVYLTRRRIFARTVVFVVWLILGIINGVVLACRVTPFTGPDLKLITESLRILNKYLSFAMLIIVLALLVLLICGLVWLGIKAPKYQGKMYYRINIPLVLAGIGAFVIVTNAALEKRVLSSYFGNIAFAYEDYGFPYCLGTTFFNVGINCPNGYGEDLMQEIVQSEGTIEQTRLSEPATNIIFLQLESFFDPELVEFLNISEDPIPNFRRMMKEYTSGYFKVPSVGAGTANTEFEAITGMSLHYFGPGEYPYKTILKEKTCESIPYVLKGLGYSTHAIHNNEANFYSRKSVFANLGFETFTSEEYMPDISDTTETGWVKDHILTDEIMKCLKSTDSADYIYTISVQGHGDYPAEPILEDPQITVTGAENQEKNNNSWEYYVNQLKEMDDFIQELVETLEDYDEPVVLVMYGDHLPTMGLTAEDVENRYLFQTEYVMWDNIGLKKKDVNLAAYQMGAEVLDRLNIHEGTIVNYHQNRRKTQNYQVDLEAMQYDILYGEQYVYQGQDPFMRTKLKLGAVPVVFSAITKLSDGTYYITGENFTASSKLEINEELIEDTYFIGPNTLMVREVEIADGDVLDVAQQSNSSTRRVLSRTGTITYEEPKADGALPPEDGQP